One Microcaecilia unicolor chromosome 4, aMicUni1.1, whole genome shotgun sequence genomic region harbors:
- the CKAP2L gene encoding cytoskeleton-associated protein 2-like isoform X1, producing MECGTMRKVTAEEERRKKLLEYLAAKGKLKPQDSQSAKPYLKDCTNRQNVRPQPVSKFALIVKQKDKVPLKQAWDAVPARKAKPANTTFQSLSNTTTSQKLLGKAVPSVLSRPSSTGNLPSRKCTQRLHILQPETDQGLKKTTVSSETQAVRTIVKQQTIRVPSNGVLRDTVNLQNRGLSTAEKSSLKNNLCGNRNPPVKTVTASEKKRLEISRTAKPRIVSNNPGVKTSSVHGKTVNPVTKNKPNPNGIHRIVASKAQVSAKLDKFQKISQNISRPGGKTNGLAISSRQLSQTYTISRSLPSEKPVHLQSKTSLVKQSVQIQRPGLPCKTVNTIKAERPNWSKSLPPKKQSFTPYVSNKPRAQTNLKSKVTADGNTSVAAKSQQLSCIIKKNRVQEATQTAQARTSKTIHRQYSSITPSTASFITPKSVVSYFPTRKAATEIKAGLTTTSKKKEQDRRKKLEEWLRSKGKIYKRPPMMLAPPKKPEKEKWNTSFWDGIEDDEEEQHLTDKIHHMLDECLKLIEQGYPSEQLSTVLSRIPEREKFAKFWICKAKLQERDGHFDVFGLYELAVRAGAEPIQELREVVFNIMENASKSPTLLSLNLFLVRTYLLSLALL from the exons ACCCTACCTGAAGGACTGCACTAATCGTCAGAATGTACGACCGCAACCAGTTTCTAAATTTGCACTT ATTGTGAAACAGAAGGATAAAGTTCCTTTAAAACAGGCATGGGATGCAGTCCCTGCTAGAAAGGCAAAGCCTGCAAACACCACTTTTCAGTCTTTATCAAATACTACAACATCTCAGAAACTTCTAGGAAAAGCAGTGCCTTCTGTTCTGTCAAGACCTAGCAGCACTGGCAATTTACCAAGCAGAAAGTGCACCCAGcggctgcatatactgcaaccTGAAACAGATCAAGGGCTGAAGAAAACTACAGTTTCAAGTGAAACACAAGCAGTGAGGACAATAGTAAAGCAGCAGACTATTCGAGTTCCCAGTAATGGTGTACTGAGGGACACTGTAAACCTTCAAAATCGTGGACTGTCCACAGCGGAGAAGTCTTCACTAAAGAATAATCTTTGTGGTAACCGCAATCCCCCAGTGAAGACTGTGACAGCTTCTGAGAAAAAGAGATTAGAAATTAGCAGAACTGCAAAACCCAGGATTGTTTCAAACAATCCAGGAGTTAAGACTAGTTCAGTCCATGGGAAGACTGTGAACCCTGTTACAAAAAACAAGCCTAATCCAAATGGCATTCATAGAATCGTGGCTAGTAAGGCTCAGGTTTCTGCCAAACTGGACAAATttcaaaaaatatcccaaaatATCTCAAGACCAGGAGGCAAAACAAATGGACTTGCTATTTCTTCTCGTCAGCTAAGTCAGACATATACCATTTCTAGGTCTCTGCCTTCAGAAAAACCAGTACATCTGCAGAGCAAAACCAGCCTAGTGAAGCAAAGTGTGCAGATTCAGAGGCCAGGTCTGCCATGCAAAACTGTCAATACAATTAAAGCTGAAAGGCCCAACTGGTCAAAAAGCCTTCCACCCAAAAAGCAGTCCTTCACTCCTTATGTCTCTAATAAGCCTAGAGCGCAGACAAACTTGAAATCCAAGGTCACAGCTGATGGTAACACTTCAGTAGCAGCCAAAAGCCAGCAATTGAGCTGCATCATTAAAAAGAACAGGGTACAGGAAGCTACACAGACTGCTCAAGCCAGGACCAGTAAAACTATCCACAGACAGTACTCTAGCATAACACCAAGTACTGCAAGTTTTATAACCCCCAAATCTGTGGTGTCGTATTTCCCAACAAGAAAGGCAGCAACTGAAATCAAAGCTGGCCTAACTACTACAAGCAAGAAAAAGGAGCAAGACCGAAG gaagaagctagaagaatggctgAGGTCTAAGGGCAAGATATATAAACGTCCACCAATGATgttagcccccccaaaaaaaccagaaaaagaaaaatggaacACATCTTTCTGGGATGGGATCGAAGATGAtgaggaggagcagcacctgaCTGATAAAATCCACCACATGCTGGATGAGTGTCTCAAGCTGATAGAACAG GGATACCCTTCTGAGCAGCTGTCTACTGTCCTGTCCAGGATCCCTGAAAGAGAGAAGTTTGCTAAGTTCTGGATCTGCAAGGCAAAGCTTCAGGAACGTGATGGCCACTTTGATGTGTTTGGGTTATATGAGCTGGCAGTTCGTGCAGGTGCAGAG CCAATCCAGGAGTTGAGAGAGGTTGTCTTCAATATTATGGAAAATGCTAGCAAAAGTCCAACG